The Spirulina subsalsa PCC 9445 region ATATAATTCCAAAGTGGTCGCACTTAAAACAAACCGAATCCCTAAACGGGGACTTGTCCAGTTTTGGATTTCTTCTATCGCTCTTAATCCTGCCTCTGTACGGCAAAATCCTTGTAAATTGTTCCGGTCTGGGTTGTAAATATAATATTCTTCTACTCCGTAATCGTCATAGAATTGCTGCTTTTTACTCATTTCCCCTGAACGATTGCCGGGGGAGAGTATTTCAAACACGACTTGCGGGGCAATATTATCCTCTTCCCACTGTTTATAAGACCCTCGTTCTCCTTTGGGGCGACCAAATGCTACGAGAGCATCGGGAGCAACGCGGATTTCTGGGTGTCCTTCTACAGGATACCAGAGTAAATCTCCGGCTACAAAAACATCGGGCTGGTCAGCAAAAAGCAGTTCTAGATTTTCTTTAATCAAGACAATCCAGCGAAATTGTAGGGTATTGTCTGCTATGGGCTGACCGTCACTGTCGGGGTAGAGAATCTCACAATCCAAGGAAATGGTCATATCTAATTATCTCCTCTGGGTGAGGGTCGAATCGTCTTTTTTAGTCTAGCAAACCTTGAGAAAAATAGACCTATCTTTCTCTTCTCATTGTTTATTTTTCAAATATTGCGTTTAAAAAATGCTAACTTCTCAATAATTGCTTTTCTAAAAAGATACTTAAGGGATCTTCTTTATAAGAACCAAAAGGCGGACAGGGTTGATATCCTCGTTTTTCATATAACTTTAAGGCTTCTGGCTGAAAAACACCAGTTTCTAGACGCATCCAAGGAAGCTTGAAAGAGATGGCATATTCTTCTAACGTTGCTAAAAGGCGATCGCCAATCTTGAACCGCCGCAACTCTGGTGTGACGAACAGACGCTTGATCTCACCATATTTTCCCTGCTGATTAACCAAGGCAGCACATCCGACTACTTCCTCTTGCACACAAGCGGCTAAAAAGGTCACATTGGGTTGTCGCAAGGATTCAAGGGAGGGAATATAATTCACCTCTGGGGGATATAAGTCCATCAAATATTGATTCAATTTCTCCAGCAAGTGACCAATTTTCGGTTCAGCCGGATCACTTGCTCGGATCACAAAATTATCCATAACTGGCAAAAGGGCAACCTCAATCCGAGGATTCACCACAAATATAGAACGATTCTATAGGAGTCACGCAATTCCCCAAGATTCACCTAATATGTTAGGCGAACCCTAGATTCTATCTTGGTTGATGAGGAGTGAGTGATGAACCGAAAATTTTATGCTGGAAAGGTGGCTTCTTCTACCTTCCTATTTACTTTGCTGGGGGCAGTCACCCAGATGGCTATGGCCCAAAGCAGCCCAGAAGCTATCTCCCCCTATCTGGAAGAGGATTCCTCGCTGTTAGATGCTGTCACAACTGGGGGGGAGATGAGCCAAGAGGGGGCTACAGGGCTTTCCTCTGATGCTCAACCCTATGCGCTTCTCCCTACTATTGAGGAAGAACCCTTAACCTCCTTGGATGAGCTAGAACGGGATGCCGGGGTAAGTGCTAAGGAGGAGGGAATAATAGGATTAGACGTTTTGGAGGTTGATCCATTGGCGGGGGAGGAGGGAACTCTATCCTCAGAACTGGCTCTAGAGGAGATAGAAGAGGATAGGGGGGAATTTTGGGAGTCTGCGATCGCGAATCCTTCCCCAGAAATCCCCACCCCTTCTCCCGCAATCACTTTAGACGAACTGGAAACCCAAGGACATTTAGCCCCAGATTTAACCCTCTCTCCCCAAAACCCAGAGGATAATCACCTCAAAACGCCCCCATCTCAGGCGTTTCCCACCGTCCACGCCCTCCAAAACCCGCCACAAGACCCTGTGGAACTCTCCCCAACTGTATTGGACTCCAGTCCTGACCGAGAATACACTACCCCCCTGCCAGATTCCCTAACCCTGAGTGATGCAGAAATTACCTTTGAGGGAGTCTATCAAGCGGCCATTGATGGCAACCATCCCATTGCTCAATTTACCCCTGCGAGCCAATTCAGGGACGTTTCCCCCACCGATTGGGCCTATGAGGCCTTAATGGACTTAACGACCCGCTACGGCTGTTTAAGCGGCTATCCAGATAATACATTCCGGGGAACACGCCCCCTCACTCGTTATGAATTCGCCGCCGGACTGAATGCCTGCATCCAATACTTAGAAAGGCTAATTGCTCAACAGGCCAACGCGGTGACATTGCAGGATCTCGAAGTGATGCAGCGCTTGGTGACAGAGTTTCAAGCAGACATCGACACCCTGGCCACCCGGGTAGATAGTTTAGAGGGACGAGTGGCCTTTTTAGAAGAAAACCAATTTTCCACGACAACCAAACTCTTTGGACAAGCGGTAATCGGCATTCAAGGACGAAGCCCGGATAACGATTTTGACCTGTTCCAGAACCGTTTACGGGATCAAGACACCAAAATCAATGTCATCCACAATGCCCAACTGAGTTTATTTACTCAATTTAGTCCCTTTAGTCTTCTGCTAACCAGTTTCCAAATGGGAGACGGCAACACCGGACGCACCTTTACCAATACCCTAGGAAATTATGTCAGCTTGGGCTATGAAGGGGACACAGACAACAGTATGCTGCTTTCTGACCTCAATTATCGTCATCTGATTGCCAATCGTTTGGCCGTCATTGTGGGGCCAATGGGGGTCAGTCCGACCAATGTTTTCCGGGGGGTAAACCGCATTGAAAGTGCGGGGTCTGGCCCTCTGTCCCGTTTTGCCCAACGGAATCCAATTATTAATGTGGGCAGTGGACAAGGGGGTTTAGGGATTGATTGGCAAGTTTCAGACCGTTTAAGTTTTCAGGCCGTTTATTCTACCGGAGATCCCGAAAACTCTCTAGGTGGGGGGTTATTTGGGGGCGAAAATGGTAGCACCATTTTGGGCGGCCAGTTAGTAGTTTCTCCGACGGATAATATTGACCTTTCCCTGCAATATGTGAATGCTTATACGCCGATTTTGGGTAGTTTAAGGACAGGAGTAGGGGATGATCTGGTGATTATTCCCAATGCTGACAATTTACGCGCCCCCATGACGACGGATGCCTTTGGTGGGGCGCTGGAGTTCCGGGTAACTCCCCAAGTGGCGTTAGGGGGATGGGTGGGGTATACCACCACGAACTATAAAGTCGAGGCGGGAAGTGTGCAAACCCTCAACTGGATGGCGTTCCTCCGGTTCTCGGATTTGTTGGGACAGGGCAATGTGGCGGGGTTATATGTGGGACAACCGCCGAAAATTACCAGTAGTAATCTGCCTGATGGTCGCAATGTGCCAACATTCTTGAGTTTGGGGAATCCTAACGCCACTCCGGGGGGACAACCAAGTACGACGACTCACGTCGAACTGTTCTATCGTTTTCGGGTGTCGGATAATGTCAGTGTGACTCCGGGGGTAATTGTAATTTTTAATCCCCTGCAAAATTCCGCTAATGACACGATCACGATTGGGGCATTACGGACGACGTTTAATTTCTAAGTTCTGGTTTTCGGAAGCTCTTGTCCTGAATGGGTTATAGCTCTAGGTTGTTCTGAGTCGATCGCCCTGCACTAGAGTCAGAGGATCAGATATCCGAGAAAATACTGAGGTTCTTGCTTGTAAAAAAGTTTACAAAACTTTTTGTCAGGGGTGGGAACTTCCCCAGAGGAAAATAGTCTATGGAGTTTAGACCTTAAAAAAAATTCGCTGTTGGGAGAATTTTAGGCATGGCTCAAGGTTTACTCCTTCCCTTCTACTAGGCTGTTGCAGTCTGATCCGGAACAATCAACAGGGGATGGCAGGGGTAGGAATTTAAAGTCTACAGTGTGAAGATGAGAGGAAATATGATGATTGACAATCGCTATCGGGCGGCATTATATATCGGGTTAACGGTAGGGTCGGTCTGTGCGATGAACGCACCGACACAAGCCCAAATTCCTGTAACAGGCGGGAATCTGGCGGGGGAGGCGGCTTTTTTTGTTCCCAATGCAGAGGGAGCGATTCGGTTGTTTGACCTCAACCTGAATGAGTTAAAAATTGAGAGTCCCAATGGGGTGTTAACGAACCCCGCTTTTGTGCCGACAGCCGCGAGTTTTGATAATCGTGGTACGGTGGGAGAAATTGAATCAGGCGATCGCGGACTCATTCAAGGACAACTCTCCGGCATTGCTTTCACCCCCCAAGGGATGTTAGTTCCCTTCATTAACCGCGACACCATCCTAAGTTTCACCCTCACGAACTTTAGTGATTCCCCCCTCGACATCCCAGGCACCCTCATCCGTCCTGAAGTCATTGGAGCCAGTCCCCTCATTTTCCTCCCCAATGCAGGAGATGTTACCCTTGCCGATGATTCCTCCGACCGTTTTATTGCTGATCCCGGCAACCTACAAGTCGGGGAATTTGAAGCTGATATTAATGCCGGACTCATTGATCTGCCCGCCAGTTTAACCCTCGTCAACTCCAGAGAATTTCGTCTCCCGGAACCCGAAACCCTAATCCGTCGCATTCGATTTGAGTTTGAAGGGAAAGACTTAGAAGCAGGTGAGTATGATTTAGAATTTGCCGAAGACGGTTTAAACTTCCTTGGTGCCGCTAACCGCACCTTCCGCATCCAAAGCGTTGGTACCCGAGGCGAGCGGGAATTCAAAGTACAGGGCGAAGTTGGCTATATAGACATTAATATCCCCGGAGTCTCTAACGACATAGACGGTGAGATTAACCTCAATCGAGACTTAGATTCCTTCCGCATTACAACCCAAAACCGAGGCGTTACCGGAATCACCTCTATTTTCGGTCGAGGAGCCTTAGCCTTTAGTGGACAGGAAGGAGACGTTAGCTTTGAATTCAAACAAGGCAACACCACCATTAAAGGAGAAGCGGACGAAGGCGTAAACTTTTATGCCACGACGGGATTAGCCCCCTTCAGCCGCAATATTGATCTGACCGAATATAGTTATTTCAATCCCCTTGATGATGAGAACGTCACCCTCGTCTACAACATTACAAACCCCACCATCGTAACGGGATCTGACGTACAAATTGGCTCCTCCGTTGTCCGGTTCTTTGATGATGGAACCCTCCGTTTCCGACGCAGTGGGGGAACTTTCGTCACCCTGACCCGGAACACCTCTTTCTCTGACTTAGGGATTATCTTTAGTCCTCAACCCGCTCCTCAACAGGAATCCAACCTGGTGGTGATTAGCCAACCCAGTTCACCCCCACCCAGCCCGACAATCACCATTGTTCCAGCCCCCACCCTAGAACAAACCCTACAGGTTTTCATTACCACCTTCTTTATCAATGCCCCGAACACCTTGACTGTGTTCAATAGTCCTTCTAATCTGAGCGTCTTCACGTTATCTGACGCTTCGAGTACCGCCCAGGCCAACTATGAAATCCTGCAATCGGTGCGGTTCAATGCGCGGAATATTCGTCCGGGACGGGTGAAGGTGCGCAGCGTGAATAATCGGGGTGCGTCCTATTTGGTGGCGACCAGAAGCGATCGCGGTCGTGCCGTCGGTTTACGCGGATTCCAGCAAATTGGCCCCAATAGCCGCATTTTCCCCGGTTTAGTGGGGTTAAATGAACTGTCCCCAGAACAAGTGCAGGAAATCACTAGCTTGTTAGGGGTAGAGGATGACATTCCCATTGAATCAGAAACCGGGTTAACGGAATTAGAGAGCAGTCCGGATGATTTCGAGGGGGAATTAGAAACCAGTCCCAATGATGAGCTAGAAGCACCGGAAACCCCGACTGGGGAGGATGACACCCTTGAAGAGGTAGAGATTGAACTGGAATTCACCCCGGAAGAAGTCGAGGGAGAATTGGAAACCAGTCCTGACGATAATTTAGAAGCACCGGAAACCCCGGCCGGAGAGGATGATAGTGGGGTTGAGGCAGTGGAAACACAAACCGGGTTAAGTGAACTAGACTTGACTCCGGATGATTTTGAGGAACAGTTAGGAATTCCGACCGAAAATGATCTAGACGTGCCGGAATCCCCTGCTGTGGATGATGACGCTCTTGAAGAGGTCGCGGGTGAACTGGAATTGACACAGGATGATGTTGAGGAACAGTTAGAAACTTCGACCGAAAATGATCTAGACGTGCCGGAATCCCCTGCTGTGGATGATGGCGCTCTTGAAGAGGTCGAGGGTGAAGTAGAAACAGCCGTGGAATCTGTAGACTCTTCGGAAGCGGTGGTCACTGAGCGCAGTGGAAGTGAGGACACCCCCAGCGAGGAACTGGTGGAGGAATTAGAAACCACTGCTGAGGAAGCGCTGGCCACCCCTGCCAGTCCATTCACAGAAATGATGGGTTTGCGGGAAATTTCCTTGGAGGATGTGCCGGAGTTAAAACCTCTGTTGGCTAAATAGGGTCTGCTGAATAACTCTACTCGTGGGGTTACGGGACGGGGAGCAGGGGGAATAGTGGATAGTGTCTAGTAGCTAGTGAATAGCTAAAACTCTTGACTATTTCCCGACTCCCTATTCCCTATTACCTATTCCCAACTCCCGACACCCCCCTCCGTCATGATTCTTGAACACATTCGGATTATTTTAGTTGAACCTGCCGGCCCTTTAAACGTGGGTTCCGTGGCACGGGTGATGAAAAATATGGGATTGTCCCAATTAGTTTTAGTCAATCCTCAATGTAATCCTTGGGGGGAAGAAGCGCGACGGATGGCCGTACATGGGGAGGATGTGTTAGCCCAAGCGCGTCAAGTGGACAGTCTACCCGAAGCCCTACAGGGGTGTTATCACGCTGTAGCCACCACAGGACGGGATGGGACGGTTCCGGTTCCCCTCGAATCCCCCCGCGTCGTTTTCCCTTGGTTAATCGCCCAAAATGCCCCCTCTGCGGTGATTTTTGGTCGGGAAGATAGCGGTTTAACTAATCAAGAACTCCACTATGCCCAGCGCTGTGTGAGTATTCCGGCTAATCCCGTTTATCCGTCCCTCAACCTTGCCCAAGCGGTGGCCGTTTGTGCTTACGAATTATACCAAGCCACCCCAGAAGACATCCCCCCACCTTCCCCCCCCACCACAGCGCCCCTAGAAGCCTTAGAGGGCTATTACCAACATCTTGAACAGGTTTTAATGAATATTGGTTATCTGTATCCCCACACGGCCGAGGCAAAAATGGAAAAGTTCCGCCGTTTGTATGGTCGGGCGGATTTAACCTCCCAAGAAGTGGCTCTATTACGGGGGATTTTGCGACAAATGGAATGGTTTGTCAAACAGAACCATAAAAAATAAATCGGCAATTTTAACAAAAATGTTGCGGAATTCCCCTTCCTCGCTTGCAGGGACCGGATGGACTTGACCACTAACTCCCAAAGCGAAAACCAAGCTAAAAAGGGCTGTGTTGCAAGAGAAAATTTGGGTCTTAGGAACTAGGACTTCTGCCTGGGGAGGGAAGATAAGACTCGCTATATTTCGGTATAGAAAGCACTTCCCATTGAATCAGGAAGCTCCATCCTCGCGCCTAGGCAGGGTGGGGTAGTTCACTTGTTGCTTTTACCTGAATGGGGTCTGCTGAATATCCATCTAAGCACTGTTTAATAAGGTTTTTAGCCGTTTTGAGAGCGAGAAAGTGCAAGGTTTTAGCGATAAAGAATCAAAAAGGCTTGCTTTTTTCCGACTCTCTATCCCCCTTCTCCCCTCTCCCCCTTCCCGTTCCCTAACCCCACCAGCAGACTTATTCAGCAAGCCCTACTTGATTATGTTATCAATTTCTTCATCTGTAAAACCAAACTGTCTAAAAATCCTTAAAACATAAGCAGGAGACATTTCTTTTGCTCCCATATCAATAGGAACAATCCGTTTTGTTTTTTCCAAAACTCGAATATATAGACAATGATCTCCTTTTCCTTCTCGATAAAATTGACAACCTGATTGTTCTAAAAGTTTTATCAATTGCCTCGGTTTAATAGAAGGGATATTTTTAGGCATAAACTTTTCTCAATTCGTAAATATCTGTTTTTTCTTCCGAGTCTTCGAGAGTTAAAAATTCATGTAACTCTTGAATCGAGATAGGTGCAGAATAAATATTATTTTCTGACTGAGAAACTTCAACAAAAGACGCTATAGCTTCTTGGATTTTATTAATGGCTTGTTCTTGAGTATTTCCTTGTCCAACAAGACCATTTTCTAAGCATAAAGAAACCCAATACGCTTGGCTTTTTTTCAAAATTATTGTATAAAAAATCATCCCTCGAACCTCTCTGTTTGAGTTGTTTTTGCTAACAGCAAAACTCCACCTGTCTATTGTAGAACGTGACAGAAGAAATCGCCTAGGCAGGGGCGAACATCAGAAAGGAGAACCAAACTCCTCTACTTTTTCCCGTCCCGTTGAGCTAACAAACGAGTCACCCGTTGTTTAATCCAAAGTCCCTCTGACTTCATGGCTTTTAATCGAGCCTCAATCCTTTCCCATTCTCCCTCAGTAGCCATCAATAACCCCGCTTCGGCTCCTTCCCCATACCCTATCCCTCCTACAGTCAACTCCCAACAATAGGCTTGTGACATCCTCCCGACACAGACCCTACGGGTACAGTGCGGGCTTCCTCATATCACTATGAGGCTTTCCTGCTTCTACGGGAGGCTCTAGATGCCTTTTTAGGGACATCCCCGTTCGCGTTCACTTCGTGACGCTTCGCGAACGCGAAGCGTTGCGTAGCAAAGCGTTGCGTAGCAAAGCGTTGCGTAGCAATCACCTCTTCCGACCCAGGCAGCTTGACCCCCAGCACTTCTGGGTTTGTCCAACAAAACAAAAAAGAGGTCTAGTTTAACTAGACCCCTCCGTTGATTTCAGTTTGAATAAGGGAACGGGGAACAGGGGGAGACGAGGAATTAAGACTTATTACCTATTCCCGACTCCCTAGGGCGCAAGCATTGCGCCCCTACACCGACTCCCTATTACCGATGATAGTCATAGGTCAGGGTTTCCGCTACCCGTTTCCCCTCATCATAACAAGCCCGGATGACGTAAAGTTTTTGTTAAGGCTAGGAAAGTCCTGTCGGACTCCAAAAAACAAAATTCGGATTATTTTAGTTGAACCTGCCGACCCCTTAAACGCGGGTTCTGTGGCACGGGTGACGAAAAATATGGGATTGTCCCACTTAGTTTTAGTCAATCCTCAATGTCATCCTTGGGGGGAAGAAGCGCGACGGATGGCCGTACATGGGGATGATGTGTTAGCCCAAGCGCGCCAAGTGAACAGTCTACCGGAAGCCCTACAGGGGTGTTATCACGCTGTAGCCACCACAGGACGGGATGGGACGGTTCCGGTTCCCCTTGAATCCCCCCACGTCGTCTTCCCTTGGTTAATCGCGCAAAATGCCTCCTCTTTACTGATTTCTAAAAAAAGGTTCGCTGTGTGATTTCCGTAACGTAAGTGGGAATACTTAAAGTAACAACTCAAGAAAACTTGTCAGCCCTATGAATATTGGCACTCGGTTTGATACCGATGAGATCGCCGCGTCTCTCA contains the following coding sequences:
- a CDS encoding Uma2 family endonuclease; amino-acid sequence: MTISLDCEILYPDSDGQPIADNTLQFRWIVLIKENLELLFADQPDVFVAGDLLWYPVEGHPEIRVAPDALVAFGRPKGERGSYKQWEEDNIAPQVVFEILSPGNRSGEMSKKQQFYDDYGVEEYYIYNPDRNNLQGFCRTEAGLRAIEEIQNWTSPRLGIRFVLSATTLELYRPDGRRFLSFLELEQRVEQERQRAEQADQRAERLAAQLRALGIEPEV
- a CDS encoding GNAT family N-acetyltransferase — translated: MDNFVIRASDPAEPKIGHLLEKLNQYLMDLYPPEVNYIPSLESLRQPNVTFLAACVQEEVVGCAALVNQQGKYGEIKRLFVTPELRRFKIGDRLLATLEEYAISFKLPWMRLETGVFQPEALKLYEKRGYQPCPPFGSYKEDPLSIFLEKQLLRS
- a CDS encoding iron uptake porin: MNRKFYAGKVASSTFLFTLLGAVTQMAMAQSSPEAISPYLEEDSSLLDAVTTGGEMSQEGATGLSSDAQPYALLPTIEEEPLTSLDELERDAGVSAKEEGIIGLDVLEVDPLAGEEGTLSSELALEEIEEDRGEFWESAIANPSPEIPTPSPAITLDELETQGHLAPDLTLSPQNPEDNHLKTPPSQAFPTVHALQNPPQDPVELSPTVLDSSPDREYTTPLPDSLTLSDAEITFEGVYQAAIDGNHPIAQFTPASQFRDVSPTDWAYEALMDLTTRYGCLSGYPDNTFRGTRPLTRYEFAAGLNACIQYLERLIAQQANAVTLQDLEVMQRLVTEFQADIDTLATRVDSLEGRVAFLEENQFSTTTKLFGQAVIGIQGRSPDNDFDLFQNRLRDQDTKINVIHNAQLSLFTQFSPFSLLLTSFQMGDGNTGRTFTNTLGNYVSLGYEGDTDNSMLLSDLNYRHLIANRLAVIVGPMGVSPTNVFRGVNRIESAGSGPLSRFAQRNPIINVGSGQGGLGIDWQVSDRLSFQAVYSTGDPENSLGGGLFGGENGSTILGGQLVVSPTDNIDLSLQYVNAYTPILGSLRTGVGDDLVIIPNADNLRAPMTTDAFGGALEFRVTPQVALGGWVGYTTTNYKVEAGSVQTLNWMAFLRFSDLLGQGNVAGLYVGQPPKITSSNLPDGRNVPTFLSLGNPNATPGGQPSTTTHVELFYRFRVSDNVSVTPGVIVIFNPLQNSANDTITIGALRTTFNF
- a CDS encoding RNA methyltransferase, whose protein sequence is MILEHIRIILVEPAGPLNVGSVARVMKNMGLSQLVLVNPQCNPWGEEARRMAVHGEDVLAQARQVDSLPEALQGCYHAVATTGRDGTVPVPLESPRVVFPWLIAQNAPSAVIFGREDSGLTNQELHYAQRCVSIPANPVYPSLNLAQAVAVCAYELYQATPEDIPPPSPPTTAPLEALEGYYQHLEQVLMNIGYLYPHTAEAKMEKFRRLYGRADLTSQEVALLRGILRQMEWFVKQNHKK
- a CDS encoding type II toxin-antitoxin system HicA family toxin, which encodes MPKNIPSIKPRQLIKLLEQSGCQFYREGKGDHCLYIRVLEKTKRIVPIDMGAKEMSPAYVLRIFRQFGFTDEEIDNIIK
- a CDS encoding type II toxin-antitoxin system HicB family antitoxin, with product MIFYTIILKKSQAYWVSLCLENGLVGQGNTQEQAINKIQEAIASFVEVSQSENNIYSAPISIQELHEFLTLEDSEEKTDIYELRKVYA
- a CDS encoding TrmH family RNA methyltransferase; translation: MLRLGKSCRTPKNKIRIILVEPADPLNAGSVARVTKNMGLSHLVLVNPQCHPWGEEARRMAVHGDDVLAQARQVNSLPEALQGCYHAVATTGRDGTVPVPLESPHVVFPWLIAQNASSLLISKKRFAV